A genomic segment from Pseudomonas sessilinigenes encodes:
- a CDS encoding DcrB-related protein, with translation MTYRLNELQFQLPASELQDASINILKFPELGTSLIVSRSLLAADETLESNLASQLQRLEQQVQELRVQAPQPVLVGPAKEIQAMELRSQFNKGKEQVFQYQLALVLPGTRQMLAMSYVKAQKLGDAEAAHWQQIKNTLVLG, from the coding sequence ATGACCTATCGCCTCAACGAACTGCAATTCCAGCTGCCGGCCAGCGAGCTGCAGGATGCTTCGATCAATATCCTCAAGTTCCCTGAACTGGGCACTTCGCTGATCGTCAGCCGCAGCCTGCTGGCTGCGGACGAAACCCTGGAGAGCAACCTGGCCAGCCAGCTGCAACGCCTGGAGCAGCAAGTCCAGGAGCTGCGCGTGCAGGCACCGCAGCCAGTGCTGGTGGGGCCGGCCAAGGAGATCCAGGCCATGGAACTGCGCAGCCAGTTCAACAAGGGCAAGGAACAGGTATTCCAGTACCAGCTCGCGCTGGTCCTGCCTGGCACCCGACAGATGCTCGCCATGAGCTACGTCAAGGCCCAGAAGCTCGGAGACGCCGAAGCCGCGCATTGGCAGCAGATCAAGAACACCCTGGTCCTGGGCTGA